The genomic region CACGCTACAAGGACATGCTGGCGTTTATCTATCTGTGCCTTTGCCTGGGTTTTGAAGGCCGATACAAGGTGATGGAAAACGGCCGCGACGAGTACGAACAGATTCTGCGTGGCCTTCATGAGCAGCTTCAATCACTCAGAGAAGATCAGGATCTGGAACCCTTGGCCGACGCGCAAATCAATGTAACGCCGGCGCGTAATCGGCTGCGCAGCGGCTTGCCACTGTGGGGTATTGCCGGGCTGTTTGTAATGGCCATGGCGGGAATTTACAGTCTTTACAACATAGCGCTGGAAGAACGCATCAGGGATGTGCTCAGCGTATTGGAACAACTACCGAAATAAGGATATCACTGTGATTCGGGTAGAACTGCCGGCGCTTATCGGGCGCCTCAACGATATTTGCCGTAACGGGCTGGAAGCCTCTGCGGCCCTTTGCATTAGCCGCCAGGGCGCAGAAATTACTCCGGCCCACCTTCTGTTCAAATTGCTGGAAACGCCGTTTTCCGACGTACGCCAGATATTGGAGCAGGCTGGAATTAACCACCAGACGTTCCAGCAGCTTGTTGGTGAAAGCCTCAACGGCGAACCGCAAACGGCAGAGACCTATCCGTCTTTTTCGCCGCTGCTGATCGATCTGCTGCAGGACGCTTGGCTTCTGGCTTCAACGGAGCTGAATCACCGCAACTTGCGCTCCGGCGTTGTATTCCTCGCACTGCTGATGAATGCCGATCGCTACCTGATGCCACAGGTTAGCCAGCAGCTCCGGGACATCAACCGTGAACACCTGCGCCGTCAGTTCGACACCATGACCACCGGCTCTGCCGAGCGCCCAGCCATGGAGCAAGGCGAAGCAGGCGCACCCCAGGCCGAGACGGATATGGATCCGCTCAAACGCTATGCAACCGATTTTACGGCGTTAGCGCGTTCAGGAAAGCTGGATCCGGTGGTGTGCCGCGATGCAGAAATTGATCAGATGATTGATATCCTCTGCCGTCGCCGCAAGAACAACCCCATCGTGATCGGTGATGCCGGTGTTGGCAAAAGCGCGGTCGTGGAAGGCCTAGCCCTGCGCATCGTTACCGGCGACGTGCCTGATCGATTGCATAAGGTTGAACTCTGGACGCTCGACATGGGTGCGCTGCAGGCGGGCGCCTCCGTAAAAGGCGAGTTCGAGAAGCGCCTGAAAGGCGTTATAGAAGCCGTGAAAGGCTCAGCCACACCCATCATTCTGTTCATCGACGAGGCCCACACCCTGATCGGCGCCGGCAATAGCGAAGGTGGCTCAGATGCCGCCAATCTGCTCAAGCCAGCACTGGCCCGAGGCGAGCTGCGCACCATCGCCGCCACAACCTGGCGCGAGTATAAAAAATACTTCGAGAAAGATCCAGCCCTCAGCCGACGCTTTCAGCCGGTGGCACTGGACGAACCCAGCCCGGCACAAGCCGTCCATATTCTTCGTGGCCTGCGCACCGTGTATGAAAAAGCCCACCAGGTACTCATCGCCGACAGCGCCCTGAAAGCCGCCGCCGAAATGTCCGCCCGCTACCTAGCTGGCCGCCAACTTCCGGACAAAGCCATCGATGTGCTGGATACCGCCTGCGCCCGTGTCAGCCTCAACTTGAACACACCACCACGCAGGCTCAGCCACGTACGCAGCGAACTGCACCAGCTCTCCATGGAACAGGAACTGCTCAGCCGCGAGCACACCCTCGGACAGAGTGTTGATGCTGCCCGGGAGGCCGAACTGGAACAGCGCATCGCAGAACTGAACGAACAGGCAGCGGAACTGGAACAGAGCTGGAACGCCCAGCGTGAACTGGTCGCCCGACTGGTAGAGATCCGGGAGCAGCTGCTGAACCCTGCGGAGATCGAAGATGCGGTGGTCGAAGGCGAAAATGCGATAGAAGAGTTCGGCCTGGAAGAACATCCAAAT from Marinobacter sp. LV10R510-11A harbors:
- the tssH gene encoding type VI secretion system ATPase TssH, with translation MIRVELPALIGRLNDICRNGLEASAALCISRQGAEITPAHLLFKLLETPFSDVRQILEQAGINHQTFQQLVGESLNGEPQTAETYPSFSPLLIDLLQDAWLLASTELNHRNLRSGVVFLALLMNADRYLMPQVSQQLRDINREHLRRQFDTMTTGSAERPAMEQGEAGAPQAETDMDPLKRYATDFTALARSGKLDPVVCRDAEIDQMIDILCRRRKNNPIVIGDAGVGKSAVVEGLALRIVTGDVPDRLHKVELWTLDMGALQAGASVKGEFEKRLKGVIEAVKGSATPIILFIDEAHTLIGAGNSEGGSDAANLLKPALARGELRTIAATTWREYKKYFEKDPALSRRFQPVALDEPSPAQAVHILRGLRTVYEKAHQVLIADSALKAAAEMSARYLAGRQLPDKAIDVLDTACARVSLNLNTPPRRLSHVRSELHQLSMEQELLSREHTLGQSVDAAREAELEQRIAELNEQAAELEQSWNAQRELVARLVEIREQLLNPAEIEDAVVEGENAIEEFGLEEHPNLQSQAAAIEQELAELQAGEPLVHARVDSRQIAEVIADWTGIPVNSMTTDELKKITHLPAYLQAHIKGQDTAIECLHQHLLTARADLRRPGRPMGAFLLVGPSGVGKTETVVQLAELLYGGRQFLTTINMSEYQEKHTVSRMIGSPPGYVGYGEGGILTEAIRQKPYSVVLLDEVEKAHPEVLNLFYQAFDKGELADGEGRLIDCKNIVFFLTSNLGYQTIVNHAEEPEKIEEALYPELADFFKPALLARMEVVPYLPLGEDTLNRIVGDKLERLANQIRDRYHTEVVMEDGLVDAIRSRATRSENGARMLESIIEGELLPPISLALLEKLAAKEPVRLVTLGVSENRFSGTVA